A window of Christiangramia forsetii KT0803 contains these coding sequences:
- a CDS encoding cell surface protein — translation MMKQLKDFPFDIHISFHKVIEQYEKEVKEIESSISKEYMENMLKYISDYPELTEGFEDPKLLKKFKEPIKILLDDLFPSILTNNEIKAAAVPFHNILFNSSKRLTQILENAGDNFEISFRNMNEELIYIFACIQILRQYYNYEVDISRPMYYDIPDKEGIKRHYRIAMNADFVEIFKKDDAPEITQKDVDVLLQNVDDLELWKEKIPPNSYIFKGFTIVNLTDVTIDDAISELKTTLLFEEVNEAEELQKLQEIFRSIYKISDLQVGFTVFNRRDMVFERMENESAKSFILDEKMVNDCDTGICEQGFQKLIDDNSYFTISNVDNYIKDNNNLLAKNLKKNSVKSCLLAPIAKNGKLLGILELASERKNELNSINAIKLDDILPYIITTVERNRNDFENRVKAVIQSECTSIHPSVLWVFEKEAKKFIKDLDKDGLASFKDISFKDVYPLYGQIDIVASSEARNDAIKKDLLDQLEIILDIIRKAYDIEELPIYDQVKYRISDFKEELQNKLNASSEQKVFNLLKKEVNPLMSHLKKQSKDIRELVEEYTEMLNPETGLVYNHRKKYDETVQQINRTMSRYIDKKQVQAQGIYPHYFERYKTDGVDHNMYIGASMANKRPFNKVYLFNLRLWQLSTMCEMENRFYQLQENTPIKLEAASLILVYNSTMSIRYRMDEKKFDVDGTYNARYEIIKKRIDKAFVKGTEERVTQKGKMTIVYSQSSDEREYLQYVQYLQAKNYFGEDIELLDLEDVQGVVGLKAIRVNVLYSPDRNHPENVFNYEDLMEELQ, via the coding sequence ATGATGAAGCAGTTAAAAGATTTTCCTTTCGATATACATATAAGTTTTCATAAGGTCATTGAGCAATATGAAAAGGAAGTTAAAGAGATTGAAAGTAGTATTTCCAAAGAGTACATGGAGAATATGCTTAAATATATTTCTGACTATCCTGAATTAACCGAAGGATTTGAAGATCCTAAGCTCTTAAAGAAATTTAAGGAGCCTATCAAAATTCTGCTGGATGATCTATTTCCCAGTATTTTGACCAATAATGAAATAAAGGCAGCTGCTGTTCCCTTTCACAATATTCTTTTCAATTCTTCAAAAAGGTTAACCCAAATTTTGGAGAATGCCGGTGATAATTTTGAAATTTCATTCAGAAATATGAATGAAGAGCTTATTTATATTTTTGCTTGCATTCAGATTCTTAGACAATATTATAATTATGAGGTAGATATTTCCAGGCCAATGTATTATGATATTCCGGATAAAGAGGGGATAAAAAGGCATTATAGAATAGCCATGAATGCCGATTTTGTTGAGATATTCAAGAAAGATGATGCGCCTGAGATCACTCAAAAAGATGTAGATGTTCTCCTTCAAAATGTTGATGATCTAGAATTGTGGAAAGAAAAAATTCCGCCAAACAGCTATATTTTCAAAGGTTTCACCATCGTAAATCTAACCGATGTTACTATAGATGATGCTATTTCAGAATTAAAAACAACGTTACTATTTGAAGAGGTTAATGAAGCAGAAGAACTTCAGAAACTACAGGAGATTTTTAGATCTATTTATAAGATTTCAGATTTGCAGGTAGGCTTCACAGTCTTCAATCGGCGAGATATGGTTTTTGAACGTATGGAAAACGAATCTGCAAAAAGTTTTATCCTTGATGAAAAAATGGTGAATGATTGCGATACCGGGATTTGTGAACAAGGTTTCCAAAAATTGATTGATGATAATTCATATTTCACCATCTCTAATGTGGATAATTATATAAAGGATAACAACAATCTTCTTGCGAAAAATCTAAAGAAGAACAGTGTAAAGAGTTGTTTGTTGGCTCCTATAGCAAAAAACGGGAAATTACTGGGAATACTGGAGCTTGCTTCAGAAAGAAAGAATGAGTTGAATAGTATTAACGCCATCAAGCTAGATGACATTCTTCCTTATATAATAACTACAGTAGAAAGAAATAGAAACGATTTTGAAAATAGAGTGAAAGCGGTTATTCAAAGCGAATGTACCTCTATTCATCCCAGCGTTTTATGGGTATTTGAGAAGGAGGCTAAAAAATTTATAAAAGATCTTGATAAAGACGGATTGGCTTCTTTTAAAGATATTTCTTTTAAAGATGTCTACCCTTTATATGGTCAGATAGATATCGTGGCTTCTTCGGAAGCTAGAAATGATGCAATCAAGAAAGATCTATTAGATCAATTAGAAATTATTCTTGATATTATTAGAAAAGCCTATGATATTGAAGAATTACCAATTTATGACCAGGTAAAGTATAGAATTTCAGATTTTAAGGAAGAACTTCAGAATAAACTTAATGCCAGTAGTGAACAAAAGGTTTTTAACCTTCTTAAGAAAGAAGTGAATCCTTTAATGAGTCATTTAAAAAAGCAATCTAAAGATATTCGAGAGCTCGTTGAGGAATATACGGAAATGTTGAACCCTGAAACCGGTCTGGTTTATAATCATCGTAAGAAGTATGATGAAACGGTGCAGCAAATTAATAGAACCATGTCCAGATATATAGATAAAAAACAGGTTCAGGCACAGGGAATCTACCCACATTATTTTGAAAGATATAAGACAGATGGGGTAGACCACAATATGTATATTGGAGCTTCGATGGCTAATAAAAGACCTTTTAATAAAGTCTATTTATTTAATCTAAGGTTGTGGCAGCTTAGTACAATGTGCGAAATGGAAAACCGTTTCTATCAATTACAGGAAAATACACCAATTAAATTGGAGGCTGCATCTCTTATCCTGGTTTATAACAGCACGATGTCTATTCGATACAGAATGGATGAAAAGAAATTTGATGTTGATGGCACTTATAATGCGCGTTATGAGATCATTAAAAAACGTATAGATAAAGCCTTTGTGAAAGGTACAGAAGAGCGTGTTACCCAGAAGGGAAAAATGACAATTGTGTACTCGCAAAGTAGCGATGAAAGGGAATATCTTCAATATGTACAATATCTTCAGGCTAAAAATTACTTTGGGGAAGACATTGAATTACTGGATCTGGAAGATGTTCAGGGAGTGGTTGGATTAAAGGCAATTAGAGTAAATGTTTTATATTCCCCAGATCGCAACCATCCCGAAAACGTTTTTAATTATGAAGACCTCATGGAGGAATTACAGTGA